In the Clostridium sp. 'White wine YQ' genome, ATGAAAAATATGATACTGTAATGCAAGTCTATGGTGAAATAAATACTTTTTCGGATGTAGAGAGAAATCTATTATTTGATAAGGTTAAAAATGCTTTAAAGCCGGGAGGATTATTCATTTTTGATGTGACTACACCAGTTCATAGAAGAATAAATGGATTAAATAAAAATTGGTATGTAAGTGAATGTGGATTCTGGAGAGGAGAAGCACATATTGTTTTTGAGGATGGATTTGGATATAGTGATAACATTTGGCTGGATCAATTTATAGTGATAGATAATGCAGAGATAAAAGTTTATAGGAATTGGTTTCATGATTATAATATAGATACTATTAAAGAAATAGTTTTAGAAAATGGATTTAGCAAAGTTAATGTTATAAGTGGTTTATATTCCAATGATATTGAAGAAGATAGTGAATGGCTTACAGTTATAGCAGAGAAGTAGTATAAATGAAAGTAGTCTGAGTAAGGCTACTTTTTTATTAAGTTTTAATAAATTTAATAGGAATATATTTACATTTGGTAATATATGGAGTAATATATAGACATACGATATATAGAAGTACGATATATAGAGAAACGATATATAGAAGTACGTAATAGATTTGGTGGTGTATTTATGAAAAAGACGGCAGAGAGCTTTCTACCATTAACAGAAACAACTTATCTAATTCTTACATCATTGTGGAACCCTCTTCATGGTTATGGAATAATGCAAAATGTAGAGAAAATGACGAACTCAAGAATAGTACTTGCACCAGGTACATTATATGGTGCTCTATCAAAATTAGCAAAGGATAATCTGATTGAAGCTATGGATAATTCATTAGTGGCAGACAGAAAAAAGAATTACATTCTAACTGAATTAGGAAGAGAAGTAGTTAAATTAGAGTTTAAAAGGTTAGAGACTTTAGTTATAGAGTCAAAAAAAATGCTAAGGAGTGTTAATTTTGAGGAGGACTAAAAAAGTATTTAAATTATTCTACATTTTTGATTTAGAGAAAGAAGAGAATTGGCTTAGAGAGATGGCTAATAAAGGTTGGTTTTTTGAGAAGGTAAATTACTTAGGAGTTTATACATTTATAAAAGGACCATGTACTGATACCATATATAAAATTGATTTCAATAAAAACATTAATGATTTAGACGAATATTACGATTTGTTTAGTGAAAGTGGATGGGAATTTATATATAAAATAAGGTTTTTTAAATATTTTAGATATGTTGGTGACGCAGCTAGTTATAAGAATGAGCCGGATATTTATAATGAACCTATGGAACAAATTATATTTCTTCGTAAATGGCTAATATTATTTTTAATAGCTTATGGGCTTCAATTTGTTTCCATTTTTAGCTTGAGTTTTCTACAAAATGCTAGATATGGAGCAATAAGTTTAATATTAATTACTATATTACTATTATCATTTATTTTAGTAAGGTTTATAAACTCCTATATAATATTAAAGCGAAAGCTGAAAAGAAGTACAGGTATAGAGTATTATTCTAAAAATGATCTAAGAAAAGTATATTCTTCAGTATCTTTGTTAATAGCTCCAATTTTAATTTGTGTTATTTGGGCTAGTACATTAACAAATATATATACTGTTAGTGGCTCTGAAAAAGCTATTAAAGCTAAAATATTGAAATATGATAGGACTTCGTTATATCCAATGAAAAAAATAGATTACATTGAATCACGTGATATGGGTAACTATAGAGTCTGTTTATACGGAAGCAATGAGAGAATTGGTATAATTGCATTAGAAAAAGTATTATTAAATAGATATAAGGTAATAACGGATTTTAGCGGAGGATTGCCTTCAAAGGAGTTTATCATTAAAGATTATTTAATCTTAGGTGAGACTAAGTATTCAGTAATATATGGTAAGGATGAAAATGACGAAATTAAAAAATTAATTATAACTTACGATGATGGAACTAGTGATGAAATTATGAGAGATAACTTTATAGGAGAGGATAAATCCCTTATGATTATTCAAAAGCAAGGTAATAAGGTAAAACAAATTAAACTATATAATAAAGATAATGCCGACATAACAGATAGATATATTAAATATGGTAAGTAAGTGAAAAAATATTATTTTTAATAATAGGCTACGACAAAACCTCATGAACACTAGGGTGCAACCACCAGTTTACAAAAAGAAAATATCAGTTGGTAGATTAAAAAAGGGGAATTTTATATAATCTTATTGAGGTGAAGAGAATGAACTTAGCTGAAAAATTACAATTCTTACGAAATAAGAATAGACTATCTCAAGAAGAACTTGCAGAAAGGTTAGGAATATCAAGACAGGCTATTTCAAAATGGGAGTCTGGACAAGCAACACCAGATTTAAAGAAATTAATAATTATAGCTGATCTTTATAATGTAACTATAGATAGTTTAGTTAAAGATGGGGATGACTTTGATATTGTACAAAGTAAGGAAAGTTATCAAAATGAAAAGGAAGAACCTGTAAAAATAGGTGATAAAAATTCACAAGTAGTTATTAATGTAAATAAAAGCTCACTGGAATATGAATATAAAAGTAAGAGATTATTATTTGGATTACCACTTGTTCATATTAATATAGGAAGAGGATTCAAAAAGGCAAAAGGAATAGTTGCTGTAGGAAACATATCTTATGGAATATTATCATTAGGATTTGTCTCTTTTGGTTTTTTAAGCTTTGGATTT is a window encoding:
- a CDS encoding PadR family transcriptional regulator; protein product: MKKTAESFLPLTETTYLILTSLWNPLHGYGIMQNVEKMTNSRIVLAPGTLYGALSKLAKDNLIEAMDNSLVADRKKNYILTELGREVVKLEFKRLETLVIESKKMLRSVNFEED
- a CDS encoding class I SAM-dependent methyltransferase, translated to MKRNIINEIAKLSKRPNLFEKGTGNIWTEPYISKQMLKAHLDYKSDRASRNIEKIKKTVTFLKEIINESGQILDLGCGPGLYAEELCRNGYKVTGIDFSNNSINYAKESANKQGLNIEYRCEDMFNINYNEKYDTVMQVYGEINTFSDVERNLLFDKVKNALKPGGLFIFDVTTPVHRRINGLNKNWYVSECGFWRGEAHIVFEDGFGYSDNIWLDQFIVIDNAEIKVYRNWFHDYNIDTIKEIVLENGFSKVNVISGLYSNDIEEDSEWLTVIAEK
- a CDS encoding DUF2812 domain-containing protein, encoding MRRTKKVFKLFYIFDLEKEENWLREMANKGWFFEKVNYLGVYTFIKGPCTDTIYKIDFNKNINDLDEYYDLFSESGWEFIYKIRFFKYFRYVGDAASYKNEPDIYNEPMEQIIFLRKWLILFLIAYGLQFVSIFSLSFLQNARYGAISLILITILLLSFILVRFINSYIILKRKLKRSTGIEYYSKNDLRKVYSSVSLLIAPILICVIWASTLTNIYTVSGSEKAIKAKILKYDRTSLYPMKKIDYIESRDMGNYRVCLYGSNERIGIIALEKVLLNRYKVITDFSGGLPSKEFIIKDYLILGETKYSVIYGKDENDEIKKLIITYDDGTSDEIMRDNFIGEDKSLMIIQKQGNKVKQIKLYNKDNADITDRYIKYGK
- a CDS encoding helix-turn-helix domain-containing protein, with amino-acid sequence MNLAEKLQFLRNKNRLSQEELAERLGISRQAISKWESGQATPDLKKLIIIADLYNVTIDSLVKDGDDFDIVQSKESYQNEKEEPVKIGDKNSQVVINVNKSSLEYEYKSKRLLFGLPLVHINIGRGFKKAKGIVAVGNISYGILSLGFVSFGFLSFGFLSIGLISLALFSIGLLLAVGTISLGIISIGAISIGVFSFGALAIGKYAVGAAAMASDIAIGDYASGHIAIGNRVVGENTLPLDTSAQEVKTLIKREYPNMKDSALNIINFFINHVMTVAK